DNA sequence from the Alkaliphilus metalliredigens QYMF genome:
TTTTCACCCCTTATAACAATGAAATCTTTCTCAACACTTGACACTTTTCCAGATATACTAGCATGAGTACTAGCACTTAAGCTTCCATCAGGAGCTCTCCCGATCATTTGACCTAGCTGTACTTCATCGTTAACTGATACAATCGGATTCGATGGTGCTCCTACATGCTGGCGCATTGATATAATCACTTCATCTACCCTTACTTCCTCTTTTATCAATGGTGCTTTTTCATCGAATTTGCTTAATCCTAAACGGGCTACCAGTCTTTTACTTGGAACCATTCTATATTCACGTATTTCATGGGGTTTATAAGATTTTTCTTGAGGTTGGTATTTCACTTTATGCTCTGCTAACTCCTCTTTAAAAAAAGTATTATTCCTTTGGGGATAAAGCCCAGATTTACATGCGAAAAGCTCACATAAATTGCACTGACAACAAAGTTGAACTCTTTTTAAATGATTCATATTTGGTGTTAAGTAATTGGATGCATTCATAATTTTATGAGGTTGTATGCTATGACCAATCAAAAAACGCGGACATAAGTCAGTACATAAGCGACATTGTTCACAGGCCGATCTGTTTATACGCCTACTTTGTTTCCAGGTTACAGTTTTTTTCTTGATTAAATAGTGATCTTTATGAAGAACAATGTATCCTTTGCTTTTCTTAGTTACTGATCCTTCTAAAGATTCCAGCACTCTTCCCATCATCGGGCCACCATCAATAACTCGATGGTTTTGAAAATCATTGATACCCGTCAATTTTAAAGCATCGATAATTTTCATTCCTACGGGTACTTTTGCCGTTAAGGGGTTGGGCACGTCACCTGAAACAGTGATATAACTGTGTGTAACTGGATCTTGATTGATGGCTCTGTGAATATTTAGTGCTGTTTCAGAATTGATCACGACACAACCTACATGAATGGGTATTCCAGCTTCAGGAACAACCCTCCCTGTAAGCTCATAAACTAAAACCTGTTCATCTCCAGCTGGATAAACGTCAGCCATTTTTTTAATTTCCACCGTTGATTCTACTTGTAATTCTTTAATTTTTCTTTCTAATTTGTCAATTACCTTGGTGTGTTTTTCCTTAATTCCGATCAATGCTTTTTTCCCTTTAACATGCTGTCTCGCTTTTTCTAAACCCTTAATGACTTCTTCTGGAAAATATTCCATCAGCTGTTGATCTACCCTTAGTAGGGGTTCACATTCTGCGCCATTCAAAAGAACGAATTCAGCTTTTGCATCGAGTTTCACATGGGTTGGAAAACCAGCACCACCAGCTCCAATGACACCTGCTTCTTTTATCTGATCCCGAAGATTCATCTTTAGCCTCCTGCATTATTTAAAGTTACAATCTTCATCAACAATCCCTACAACTGCTGCATCTACTGGCAACTCATCATTGCAAAGCATTTTTCTTGCTCCTGATCCTGTACAAACAATTACCACATCACCAATACCTGCACCAACGATATCTACAACGATAAATCTTCTCCCTTTGTTTGAACCTTGGATTTCTTCTGCTAACATGAATTTAAATCCATCGAGGGCATGGGCCTTTTTTGTTGCCCATACATTATTAATGAGTTTTCCAATTAGCATAGGTTTTCTCCTTTCCAAGTTCTCTTTTGATCTCATCGAATGCAGATTCAACCGAGGAAGTGTCTCCCCAGATTGCAATCATAATCATATTTTGAGGACAGCTTCCATTGATGTCGGAGACCATTACGCCTGCAGTTTTTTCAGCAATGTCTGAAGCATGGATCATATCAATCATTTTTCCTTGCATCAATCCCAAAGCATCTGCTTCTAAAATGTCTCCTTTGGCATTTAGTCCTAGTCTTTTATTCAATATATCTAGGGTTCCTTTTGTTGGCGATTTGATGATTTTTAGTTCCATTGCCCCTTCTCTCCTATTCTAATTCTTCTTGGGTGCAACTCAACGCAATACCTAACGGTGTGACAAACATAGGATTGCGAGGTTTATAGGTGGTAATCCCAGTTCTTTTCTCAATGATTTTTTCAATCCCCGTTAAACAAGATGTTCCACCAACCAAATGAATTTCCCTAACATCCCGGTGATCAGTATGTCTGCTAATAATAGATGAGATCTTCTCAATGACTGGCTTTAAAATTGGTAATATTTCCTTGTGATTTTTCTTTTCTCGCTTAAACACTTCTGCTTCTTCAAAGGGCCACCCATATGAACCCGAAAGTACTAAAGAAAAATGCGTGCCACCTGTGGCTTCATCGGCAATATAAACTACTTCCCCATCCTTTAAGATAGATATCCCAGTAGTACCGCCTCCTATATCTACCACTGCACCATTTTGGATATTTAGTACTTTGTTTGCAGCAGTTGGTTCGTCTAAAACATTTGTCAAAACAAACCCAGCTGCCTCCACTACATTTCTTACTACCCCAGAATCTAAAACATCGGTTCCAGGTGGAATTGCGGCTGCTCCATATATTAACTCTGTCTTTAGTTTCTCTTCGATTTCTTGTTTTAGTTCCCGTACAATTTTTATCGCTCCGATATAGTCTACTACCATGCCATCGCGAACCACATCCGCATATTTGTATGCTCCTGCCACGGGTTGATGATATTCATTAAGCACGGAGATCACAACACAGGCTGTTCCTAAATCAATTCCTGTATAATATACCTTTGATTTTTCTGTTTTGGGTTTTTCTATCACTTTTTCAAATTCTTTAACAAATAAATCACTGTTATGATGATTCAATGATTTTTGTGACATTTTTCACCTCCATAACCCATACAAATCATTTGTGATAAACGGTTCATGCATAGATACAATTTTTGTAAAATTTCTTGTGATAACGCTTCATTAGATTCTTTACTGTTACAATGTAGTTCCAACAAGATTCCTGCCTCAACCCCTCTTATTTTAGACCGCAGTCCATGGAGTAAAAGCATTTCTTTACCTTTGGGATTTTTTAGGTGTTCTTCAGAGATTTCAAAGCAATCATCTTGATTTAACCATCGCCCCTCAAACTTCATCCCATGACAATCAATAAATGAATGTTCTTCTATAGAAGAACATGCATTATCTTTTCCACTGAAATGCTTCTTGATTTTTATCAATTCCTCCACAACCTTAGGATCCTTTTCAAAAAGTTCTACGGCTACCAGTAAAATCTCAGATCCTAGCCATTTCAATTGTTTTTCAACCCAATTTTCAAAATAACTAGTCTTTTTTATTGTAGTTTCAGATACTTCCACGATATCGATCTTTTGATCTAGCAAATACTGTCTGGCACTAGGTGTTAATTTTTCTCCACTTTTCATTCTGTAAATCGTAAAAGGCTCTACATGTTTTTTGCTCCTCAGTTCTTCTTCTGTAATGAAATTCATCATTATTTCCCCTTTACCAGTGAACTTCACTTAATTTTAACCGACATTTGAGTAGTGAAATCCCTGTGTGCTCCTTCGTATTAAGATAATAATACGGCTCAGATACACCTGCCATTTTTAGGTATTTTTTGCACAAATCTTCATTTTCTATGTCCTTGTTTACCTTTGTGATCACACCGATGACCGGAGAATTGAATGATTTTGCGAAACCTGGCGGATACAAATTAATAGGACTTATCTGGTCCACTAAGATTAAAATGTGGGATGCATCTTGTGCTAAAGCAATGAGGTGTTTATACATCGATGGATTTTCTATAAAAGAACTGGGAATATCAATCGTGTTTTTATCATAGATGATGTCTTGAGACTTTTTCATCCTTTGATTGCTATGATTCAGTATCCTAGCCAATGAGGTTTTTCCACTTTGTTTCGGACCAATAATCATCACTCTTTTTTTTCTCATGTTCTGGTTACCTTAGGAATCGTGAAGTTTAAAAGTTCCTTTAGGGTTTCATTTACACTGTTTAATGCGGTTTCTACCGATTGTACATCCCCAGTGACAATTAAAGAACCTGTAAATCGATCTAAAAAACCAATCTCCACATCTGCACTTTTCGTTACAATATCAGCTGCAATAATCGAAGCTTCGTAAGGAGTAATCGTGAGTATTCCTATGGCTTCATTTTCTTCAATTCCTAATCTTTCATAAATCCCATTCATGGGCGATGCAATAATATGAGCAATCGTTACTTGTTTTCCTGGTACAGATTCTTGTATTACTCTTTGCATCGATTTTTCTCCAACATCTCCCATCATTCTCCTCATTCCTTCTTTTTTATGCTATCCACCTACGATTAATGAAGAATTACCGTAACGGGTAAATCGTATTTTTCTATCCAACTCTCGATCTTCTTTAAATCCTCTTTATTTAAACTAGGATCTCCCTCAATGGGGTAGGTTTTATCTAATAATCTATATTTGTTTACTCCGAGTTTATGATAAGGTAATAAATCAATTCCTTTAAAGTTTTCATAATTTTTATAGGGCTCAATAAATCTCATCAGCTTATCAATGTCTTCCTTTCGATCATTCACCCCTTTTAAAAGAGGCATTCTAATTTTAACATTATACTTCCTGTTGAGAAGCTCTTTTAAATTATCGAAAATTCTATCATTATACACACCTGTCCACTGATAATGCTTTTCAGAGTTAATATGCTTTAGATCATAAAGAAATAAATCTACATTTTCCGCTAATTTCAATAGATTTTCAGAATTCACATAACCACTTGTCTCAATAGCTGTATGAATCCATTCCTTCTTACATGCTTTTAAGAGCTGCCCTGCAAAATCAGATTGCATCAAGACTTCGCCTCCACCTAGAGTCACCCCTCCCCCTGATAAATCATAAAAGGGTGAATCTTCTTCAATAATCTCAAGAAGTTCCTCTACAGTTTTGTCTTCCCCCATAATGGATATTGCGTTCTTTTGACATTCTTCTTCACATTTCCGGCACCCAATGCAGGTTTTGCTGCGATCAATTAAGTGTTTTCCCCCTTGAGCACTATGAATCCCAACAGGACATACTGCAACACAAGTTTGACACCTACTGCATATCTTTTCATCAAAAAGAACTTCGAAGTCCTTTTCCAACCCCTCTGGATTTGAGCACCATTTACATCTTAATGGGCACCCTTTGAAAAACACTAGAGTTCTAACCCCTGGCCCATCATAGGTATTATACTTTTGGATGTTGAATATCCTTCCTGTATCTTTTATTGTATTTTTTGTACAATAGCTCATATTTAGAGTCTCCTATAATCTAGATTCCTTAGTCTTTCCCCTAAGAGACGCTGAACCTTTTTATGAATTTTATAGGTAAAGCATCCCTTGAAGGTGTGTTTTAAATAAGTTTTTTTCATTAAAAGTTTGTTTAAATTTTTGTTAACATGGTTCGACTTATGATCTCGTCTTGAACGTCTTTGCATAGTTCCACAAAGAAAGCACTATAACCAGCTACTCGTACGATCAAGTCCCGATATTGTTCAGGATTTTTCTGTGCTTTAATTAACGTTTCATTGTCTAGGTAATTAAACTGCATTTCTCCTACCCCTAGCATAGAAGCAGTTCGAAGTAATGTTACAATTCCTTCTTCCCCTTCAGGAGTATCTAGCAAGCCAGACATAAGTTTAAAATTGTGTACCATACCAATATTCATATTGTCACAAGCCATTTTTGAAACGGATTTAATGGTTGCAGTAGGTCCTTTGAAATCAGCTCCTTGAGTTGGACTTATTCCATCGGACAACGGTGCCCAGGCTTTCCTGCCATTAGCAGAGGCTCCAGTTAATTGCCCAA
Encoded proteins:
- a CDS encoding BMC domain-containing protein produces the protein MGDVGEKSMQRVIQESVPGKQVTIAHIIASPMNGIYERLGIEENEAIGILTITPYEASIIAADIVTKSADVEIGFLDRFTGSLIVTGDVQSVETALNSVNETLKELLNFTIPKVTRT
- the eutJ gene encoding ethanolamine utilization protein EutJ yields the protein MSQKSLNHHNSDLFVKEFEKVIEKPKTEKSKVYYTGIDLGTACVVISVLNEYHQPVAGAYKYADVVRDGMVVDYIGAIKIVRELKQEIEEKLKTELIYGAAAIPPGTDVLDSGVVRNVVEAAGFVLTNVLDEPTAANKVLNIQNGAVVDIGGGTTGISILKDGEVVYIADEATGGTHFSLVLSGSYGWPFEEAEVFKREKKNHKEILPILKPVIEKISSIISRHTDHRDVREIHLVGGTSCLTGIEKIIEKRTGITTYKPRNPMFVTPLGIALSCTQEELE
- a CDS encoding EutN/CcmL family microcompartment protein, which translates into the protein MLIGKLINNVWATKKAHALDGFKFMLAEEIQGSNKGRRFIVVDIVGAGIGDVVIVCTGSGARKMLCNDELPVDAAVVGIVDEDCNFK
- the cutD gene encoding choline TMA-lyase-activating enzyme; this translates as MSYCTKNTIKDTGRIFNIQKYNTYDGPGVRTLVFFKGCPLRCKWCSNPEGLEKDFEVLFDEKICSRCQTCVAVCPVGIHSAQGGKHLIDRSKTCIGCRKCEEECQKNAISIMGEDKTVEELLEIIEEDSPFYDLSGGGVTLGGGEVLMQSDFAGQLLKACKKEWIHTAIETSGYVNSENLLKLAENVDLFLYDLKHINSEKHYQWTGVYNDRIFDNLKELLNRKYNVKIRMPLLKGVNDRKEDIDKLMRFIEPYKNYENFKGIDLLPYHKLGVNKYRLLDKTYPIEGDPSLNKEDLKKIESWIEKYDLPVTVILH
- a CDS encoding 4Fe-4S dicluster domain-containing protein, which codes for MNLRDQIKEAGVIGAGGAGFPTHVKLDAKAEFVLLNGAECEPLLRVDQQLMEYFPEEVIKGLEKARQHVKGKKALIGIKEKHTKVIDKLERKIKELQVESTVEIKKMADVYPAGDEQVLVYELTGRVVPEAGIPIHVGCVVINSETALNIHRAINQDPVTHSYITVSGDVPNPLTAKVPVGMKIIDALKLTGINDFQNHRVIDGGPMMGRVLESLEGSVTKKSKGYIVLHKDHYLIKKKTVTWKQSRRINRSACEQCRLCTDLCPRFLIGHSIQPHKIMNASNYLTPNMNHLKRVQLCCQCNLCELFACKSGLYPQRNNTFFKEELAEHKVKYQPQEKSYKPHEIREYRMVPSKRLVARLGLSKFDEKAPLIKEEVRVDEVIISMRQHVGAPSNPIVSVNDEVQLGQMIGRAPDGSLSASTHASISGKVSSVEKDFIVIRGEKYV
- a CDS encoding BMC domain-containing protein: MELKIIKSPTKGTLDILNKRLGLNAKGDILEADALGLMQGKMIDMIHASDIAEKTAGVMVSDINGSCPQNMIMIAIWGDTSSVESAFDEIKRELGKEKTYANWKTH
- a CDS encoding EutP/PduV family microcompartment system protein gives rise to the protein MRKKRVMIIGPKQSGKTSLARILNHSNQRMKKSQDIIYDKNTIDIPSSFIENPSMYKHLIALAQDASHILILVDQISPINLYPPGFAKSFNSPVIGVITKVNKDIENEDLCKKYLKMAGVSEPYYYLNTKEHTGISLLKCRLKLSEVHW